The Novosphingobium sp. 9U genomic interval GCCTTAAGGTCGGGCTCATGCCCCATACAGACGAGCAGGATCTTCTCGACGGGATGTCTGGGGTTTTCGTCTTGCCGACGCTGGAAGACCTTCTGGTCAAAGGCTGTGGCAAGCTCGCCGAGGTCCGCCTTGGTCGCAATGCGATTGACCGGCATGATCTTGACCATGCGGCCGTCCTTCTCTCCGTCATACATCGAGCCTTGCTGCAAGGGCTGTACTTCGAGCGCCTCCAGCAAAATCTCACGCGCTTGAGCCGGATTCCGAAAGAAATCGTAGTGGTTCACATTGTAGACTTCAAAGCCAGCGCAGCCTGAAAGTGGTGCCTGTTCTTCGCATTCCGCTAACCTACGGGTGGACGTCTGTATCGCACCTAGATTTATGTCTGCAATTATATAACGCCTTCCGAGTTTGTAAGCAGTCGCTGCCGCAGTCCCTGATCCAGAAAAGAAGTCTAGAACAAGATCGTTTGGTTGAGTTGCGGCTTCGATGATCCTTGACAGCAAAGCCTCCGGCTTCTGCGTCGGGTAAGCTGTACGCTCTCTTGCCATTGGATTAGTAAGATTGACATCTTCCCAAACATTACCTAGCTCTCCCTCCGAAAAGCAGAGATTCCAAATGTCTTCGAGTTGCTTCCCTTTCGCATCTTCTAGATAGAACTTGTAACGCCATCCAGATCCATCCTTCGCAGGCGAAAGAAGTGCTCCTTCAGCCTTTAGGCGATCAAAGGTTTCCTGCGAATAGGTCTTCAGAGAGACACTCTGCCAAGGCCCTTTGTTGTCAAAATCAGGGTTCGAGAAGCGGCGAAGATAGTCAGGATCGTACGGCGTGAAAACCTTATTAAACAGATACCTTTTGGACTTGGACACCATGAAAATGACATCATGGTTTACCGGAAATTTATTTGCCCTTGCCTTGCTGCTCCCCGCAAAAGGGCTACGCTTCCAAATAATTTGATTTAAGAAGTTTTCTGGGCCGAAAATTTCGTCCAGGATTACGCGAATGTAATGGCACTTGTGCCAGTCGCAATGGAAAAATAGTACTCCAGTTTCAGACAGTAACTCCCGAGCTATCACCGCCCGTTCATAGATAAACTGTAAGTACCCATCATTAGA includes:
- a CDS encoding site-specific DNA-methyltransferase, with amino-acid sequence MSDGQDRLDLGSDQQEGRVEEYKFEPIKGYPMLNWRGKRPFVSTQFYPAQLKEVHGPEVDGWRNKIFWGDNLQVMSHLLRDYRGEVQAIYIDPPFDSKADYKKSISIRGSDQRSLYTAFEEKQYSDIWSNDGYLQFIYERAVIARELLSETGVLFFHCDWHKCHYIRVILDEIFGPENFLNQIIWKRSPFAGSSKARANKFPVNHDVIFMVSKSKRYLFNKVFTPYDPDYLRRFSNPDFDNKGPWQSVSLKTYSQETFDRLKAEGALLSPAKDGSGWRYKFYLEDAKGKQLEDIWNLCFSEGELGNVWEDVNLTNPMARERTAYPTQKPEALLSRIIEAATQPNDLVLDFFSGSGTAAATAYKLGRRYIIADINLGAIQTSTRRLAECEEQAPLSGCAGFEVYNVNHYDFFRNPAQAREILLEALEVQPLQQGSMYDGEKDGRMVKIMPVNRIATKADLGELATAFDQKVFQRRQDENPRHPVEKILLVCMGHEPDLKAELELQAKPFKIDVEVVDILRDKSQLEFKRDAEAKLAIRDSELVIENFYPMNLLQKLSLQQEQVGEWRELVDSVMVDWNYDGAVLQPAVVDVPGKDELVVGCYEVPADAGTIRVKITDLLSESWEGNIDG